From one Caldithrix abyssi DSM 13497 genomic stretch:
- the prxU gene encoding thioredoxin-dependent peroxiredoxin (Most members of this family contain a selenocysteine.): protein MAEKSGGCARPTGARVGEPQQTPELNDQQPMVEEETFMTAKVGNKAPDFTAPAYYKGEFTEIKLSDYLGKWVLLCFYPGDFTFVUATEIAAVAANYDTLQKLGVEVISVSVDSQFVHKMWNDHEISKMIDKDIPFPMVADGAGNVGKVYGVYDENAGVELRGRFIIDPDGVIQAMEVLTPPVGRNIEETIRQVQAFQHVRATKGAEACPSGWQPGKKTLKPGPALVGNVWKEWLPKNDL, encoded by the coding sequence ATGGCAGAAAAAAGTGGGGGTTGTGCTCGACCAACCGGAGCCCGTGTTGGAGAGCCACAGCAAACCCCGGAATTAAACGATCAACAACCAATGGTTGAGGAGGAAACATTTATGACAGCCAAAGTTGGAAACAAAGCGCCTGATTTTACGGCCCCGGCTTATTACAAAGGTGAGTTCACAGAAATCAAACTATCCGATTATCTGGGTAAGTGGGTACTGCTCTGCTTTTACCCGGGCGATTTTACCTTTGTCTGAGCAACCGAAATCGCAGCGGTCGCTGCTAACTATGACACGTTACAAAAATTAGGCGTTGAAGTAATATCGGTCAGCGTGGACAGCCAGTTTGTACACAAAATGTGGAACGATCACGAAATATCAAAGATGATTGACAAAGACATCCCGTTCCCCATGGTGGCAGACGGGGCTGGAAATGTGGGCAAAGTGTATGGCGTTTACGACGAAAACGCAGGAGTTGAATTGCGCGGACGATTCATCATCGATCCGGACGGCGTGATTCAGGCCATGGAAGTTTTAACCCCGCCCGTTGGTCGCAATATCGAGGAAACGATTCGACAGGTTCAGGCTTTTCAACATGTGCGCGCAACAAAAGGCGCCGAGGCCTGTCCTTCCGGATGGCAGCCTGGCAAAAAGACTCTAAAACCCGGCCCGGCTCTGGTCGGCAACGTTTGGAAAGAGTGGCTACCCAAAAACGATCTTTAA
- a CDS encoding ISL3 family transposase: protein MKDKELFKQILGLSHPWEVSKVDLDIANEEVEIEIIYKSKKGFCPECEVEYDIYDHREKRRWRHLDTCQMKTYIVCKVPRIKCKEHGVKTIKVPWAEKSSRTTLLFERFAIELLLASKNQSKTAQFLRISFDMLHHIMSKAVERGLSRRTEEDIKYIGIDEKSMKRGHTYVSVLSDSERRRVIDVSEGRTTSSASSLINKGLTEKQKEGLKAVSMDMWKAFIKAVQKELPNASIVHDKFHIMKYLNDGVDKTRREEARKLQKSNDKTLVKSKYLFLKNPENMTDKQLSRFRKIQELNLITSQAWAAKENFKEFFRSETINDAKFFFAEWYQDIKGRSLNKMIKVAKMLIAHSDGLLNYIRYQIDNSVAEWLNGKIQEIKTVGRGFRKFENFRIAILFFLGKLDLFPQESQ, encoded by the coding sequence ATGAAAGATAAAGAATTATTTAAACAGATTTTGGGACTTTCGCATCCCTGGGAAGTGTCTAAAGTTGACTTAGATATTGCGAATGAGGAAGTAGAAATAGAGATTATCTATAAGTCAAAAAAAGGTTTTTGTCCCGAATGCGAAGTGGAATATGATATTTATGATCATCGCGAAAAACGTCGTTGGCGGCATTTGGATACATGCCAAATGAAGACCTATATTGTCTGCAAAGTTCCCCGCATTAAATGCAAGGAACACGGAGTAAAAACGATCAAAGTTCCTTGGGCAGAAAAGTCGAGTCGAACGACTTTATTATTTGAACGTTTTGCTATTGAGTTATTACTGGCCTCCAAAAACCAGAGCAAAACGGCACAATTTTTACGGATCAGCTTTGATATGCTTCATCATATAATGAGCAAAGCAGTGGAACGCGGGCTATCACGCCGAACGGAAGAGGACATTAAATATATCGGGATAGATGAGAAGAGTATGAAAAGAGGTCATACTTATGTAAGCGTATTATCCGATAGTGAAAGAAGACGTGTAATAGATGTAAGTGAAGGTCGCACAACAAGCTCTGCCAGTTCCTTAATAAACAAGGGATTAACAGAGAAACAAAAGGAGGGCCTCAAAGCGGTCAGTATGGATATGTGGAAAGCTTTTATTAAAGCTGTTCAAAAGGAGCTTCCCAATGCTTCCATAGTGCATGACAAATTTCATATAATGAAGTATTTAAATGATGGAGTGGATAAAACCAGACGAGAGGAAGCCCGTAAATTACAAAAATCTAATGATAAAACCTTAGTGAAAAGTAAATATTTATTTTTAAAGAATCCGGAAAATATGACGGACAAGCAATTATCGCGTTTCAGAAAAATTCAAGAACTTAACCTTATCACTTCCCAGGCTTGGGCGGCCAAAGAGAACTTCAAAGAATTCTTTAGGAGTGAAACAATAAATGATGCGAAATTCTTTTTTGCGGAATGGTATCAGGATATTAAGGGACGTTCTTTAAATAAAATGATTAAAGTAGCAAAAATGCTCATTGCTCATTCAGATGGCTTATTAAACTATATAAGATATCAGATAGATAATTCAGTAGCCGAATGGTTGAACGGCAAGATACAGGAGATAAAAACAGTTGGTAGAGGCTTTAGAAAATTTGAAAATTTTAGGATAGCAATACTTTTCTTTCTTGGTAAATTAGACCTTTTTCCACAGGAATCCCAGTAG
- a CDS encoding four helix bundle protein, with protein MKADDLEKRLIDFSVKVINICKIMSEDYISRHLSVQLLRSATSVAANYGEARGAESRKDFVHKLRICLKELNETTIWLKIIEGSNFIEEKDIRILLSESKELQKIIGSSLSTLKQSK; from the coding sequence ATGAAAGCAGATGATTTAGAAAAGAGATTAATCGATTTTTCTGTAAAAGTAATAAATATTTGTAAAATTATGTCAGAAGATTATATAAGCAGGCATCTTTCGGTTCAGTTGTTGCGGAGTGCGACGTCTGTTGCAGCCAATTATGGTGAAGCACGTGGTGCAGAAAGTCGAAAGGATTTTGTGCATAAATTACGAATATGTTTGAAAGAGTTAAATGAGACTACAATATGGCTAAAAATTATTGAAGGCAGTAATTTTATTGAAGAAAAGGATATTAGAATTCTATTGTCTGAGAGTAAAGAATTACAAAAAATCATTGGCTCTAGCCTATCAACCTTAAAACAATCCAAATAA
- a CDS encoding DUF92 domain-containing protein has product MDWNSFLTAPQPADLILAVGAFLLILLILLISVWLKKILDLSHEVVRKFSHMGIGVLAALAPLYFSTPLLLLLLSLLFLTVNWVAVKKGLLKSIHSGRYSFGTVYFPLVYMILILIFWNIDRRFILLGIALFAIADALAALVGQRWGKSTSFTLVADQKSLLGSIAMFISSFALIYLILKFSFEVDRLLVLQVIALAALVTVVEALSSKGSDNFFVPFSGAVLAFLLVNFNEAQLNRFLSGEILALITAILSYRFRFLSLSGSAMVFLLATVIFGFGGWAWSVPILTFFILSSLLSKLGKNTKNQFKDTFEKSGVRDYAQVLANGGIGGALVILNALFPDRMWYQLYLLSLMVATSDTWSTEIGVLSKSNPRLITTFRKVKPGISGAVSLLGTAGGFLGSALILLSGLFFTELNGRVILWLLLLGLLGNLLDSLIGATVQGQYQCSVCGKYTEKKMHCDRETSLISGSKIIGNDMVNVASNLMAIILMVIIYYFHVL; this is encoded by the coding sequence ATGGACTGGAACTCTTTTTTAACAGCCCCGCAGCCCGCCGACCTGATCCTGGCGGTCGGGGCTTTTTTGTTGATTTTACTCATATTACTCATCAGCGTTTGGTTAAAAAAAATATTAGACCTTTCTCATGAAGTAGTGCGTAAGTTTTCTCACATGGGGATCGGAGTTTTAGCGGCGCTGGCTCCGCTGTATTTTTCAACGCCGTTATTGTTGCTTTTACTATCCCTTTTGTTCCTGACAGTTAATTGGGTGGCCGTTAAAAAAGGCTTACTTAAAAGCATCCATAGCGGCAGGTATTCCTTTGGCACGGTGTATTTCCCGCTGGTTTATATGATTCTGATCCTGATTTTCTGGAACATCGACCGGCGTTTTATTTTGCTGGGCATCGCCCTGTTTGCCATAGCGGATGCGCTGGCCGCACTGGTGGGGCAGAGGTGGGGAAAAAGCACATCATTTACCCTGGTTGCCGATCAGAAATCTCTGCTCGGATCGATCGCCATGTTTATTTCAAGCTTTGCATTAATTTATTTGATCTTAAAATTTAGCTTTGAGGTAGATCGGCTACTTGTTTTACAAGTGATTGCCCTGGCCGCACTGGTTACGGTGGTAGAAGCGCTTTCTTCTAAGGGTTCCGATAATTTTTTTGTTCCGTTTAGCGGGGCGGTGCTGGCCTTTTTGCTGGTGAATTTTAATGAAGCGCAATTAAATCGCTTTTTAAGCGGTGAAATTTTAGCCTTAATTACGGCTATTTTAAGCTATCGTTTTAGATTTTTATCGCTTAGCGGCAGCGCCATGGTTTTTTTGCTGGCTACCGTCATTTTTGGGTTTGGCGGCTGGGCCTGGAGCGTGCCCATCTTAACCTTTTTCATCCTGTCCTCCCTGCTTTCAAAGTTAGGCAAAAATACCAAGAATCAATTTAAAGATACGTTCGAAAAATCCGGCGTTCGGGATTATGCGCAGGTGCTGGCCAATGGCGGGATTGGGGGCGCGCTGGTTATTTTAAACGCCCTGTTTCCGGATCGCATGTGGTACCAGTTGTATTTGCTTTCATTAATGGTGGCCACGTCCGATACCTGGAGCACTGAAATCGGCGTGCTCTCTAAATCGAATCCAAGATTGATTACCACCTTTCGTAAGGTAAAACCCGGCATTTCCGGCGCTGTTTCTTTACTGGGGACGGCGGGCGGTTTTTTAGGTAGCGCGCTTATTCTGTTGAGCGGCCTGTTTTTTACGGAATTGAACGGCCGGGTCATTTTGTGGCTATTACTGCTTGGCTTGCTGGGCAATTTGCTGGATAGTTTAATCGGCGCCACGGTGCAGGGGCAATATCAATGCTCGGTTTGCGGCAAATACACGGAAAAAAAGATGCATTGTGATCGAGAAACATCTCTGATCTCAGGATCAAAGATTATCGGCAACGATATGGTTAACGTCGCATCCAATTTAATGGCCATCATCTTAATGGTAATCATTTATTATTTTCATGTTTTGTAA
- the leuS gene encoding leucine--tRNA ligase, with product MAYPFGKIEKKWQKFWEEQKTFKTEDKFDQPKYYVLDMFPYPSGAGLHVGHPEGYTATDIMARYKRMKGFNVLHPMGWDAFGLPAEQYAIETGTHPRITTERNIERFRKQLKAIGFSYDWDREVNTTDPKYYKWTQWIFIQLYKKGLAYLDEVPVNWCPALGTVLADEEVINGRSERGNHPVYRRPLKQWVLKITEYADRLLEDLELVDWPESTKEMQKNWIGRSEGAEVEFPVVGLDEKIEVFTTRPDTLFGATYMVLAPEHPLVEKITTEEYRAQVQAYQKQAAQKSDLERTELQKDKTGVFTGGYAINPVNNEKIPIWVADYVLISYGTGAIMAVPAHDERDYAFAKKYHLPIREVISGGDISKEAFTGEGIVVNSANDELSINGLKASEAKKKITEWLEKKGIGRYKVNYKLRDWLFSRQRYWGEPFPVLIGEDGEIRLVPEEELPVELPPMEDFKPRPSKEDEEPQPPLSRAPDEWKYVTIDGKRYRRELNTMPQWAGSCWYYLRYIDPHNDEKLVDPQKEKYWMPVDLYVGGTEHAVLHLLYARFWHKVLYDIGVVSTKEPFKKLVHQGMILGETEYTLFLDQNNQPVSAELVTRDGKHVKSGEPLNRRKLREDEVVKKGDVFVLKSDPKIVVEARAYKMSKSRGNVINPDEIIEKFGADSLRLYEMFMGPLKDTKSWSMKGVEGVHRFLNRVWRLVVNEETDELHELVGDMEPTAEQLRVLHETIKKVSDDLEEMAFNTAIAQMMIFVNEAYKWKTRPKSVLETFVLLLSPFAPHIAEELWQRLGHDRTLAYEPWPTYNADYLVKESIEIVIQINGKVRSRMALPPEEASNKKILEEKALQLEEVQKRIAGKTVRKVIAVPKKLVNIVVG from the coding sequence ATGGCTTATCCGTTCGGGAAAATTGAAAAAAAATGGCAAAAATTCTGGGAAGAACAAAAAACTTTTAAAACCGAAGATAAATTCGATCAGCCGAAATACTATGTGCTGGATATGTTTCCCTATCCCAGCGGGGCAGGGCTGCACGTGGGCCATCCAGAAGGCTACACGGCCACCGACATCATGGCCCGCTACAAACGGATGAAAGGCTTTAATGTGTTGCATCCCATGGGCTGGGACGCCTTTGGGCTGCCGGCAGAGCAGTACGCCATCGAAACCGGCACCCATCCGCGCATTACCACCGAACGAAATATCGAGCGCTTCCGAAAACAATTGAAGGCCATTGGTTTTTCGTACGACTGGGACAGGGAAGTGAACACCACCGATCCTAAATATTACAAATGGACGCAGTGGATTTTTATTCAGCTTTACAAAAAAGGGCTGGCCTATTTAGACGAGGTGCCGGTTAACTGGTGCCCGGCGCTGGGTACGGTTTTAGCCGATGAAGAAGTAATCAACGGCCGGAGCGAGCGCGGAAACCATCCGGTGTACCGCCGACCGTTAAAACAATGGGTGCTTAAAATCACTGAATACGCCGACCGGCTGCTGGAAGACCTGGAACTGGTTGACTGGCCGGAGAGCACCAAAGAGATGCAAAAGAACTGGATCGGCCGTTCCGAAGGCGCGGAGGTGGAATTTCCGGTAGTGGGCCTTGATGAAAAAATTGAAGTCTTTACAACACGACCAGATACCCTGTTCGGCGCAACCTACATGGTGCTGGCGCCGGAACATCCGCTGGTGGAAAAAATCACCACCGAAGAATACCGCGCACAGGTACAGGCCTACCAGAAGCAGGCCGCGCAAAAGAGCGATCTGGAACGCACGGAATTGCAGAAAGACAAAACCGGCGTTTTTACAGGCGGTTACGCCATCAATCCGGTCAATAACGAAAAGATTCCTATCTGGGTGGCCGATTATGTTTTGATCAGCTACGGAACCGGCGCTATTATGGCCGTGCCGGCGCATGATGAGCGCGATTACGCCTTTGCGAAAAAATACCATTTACCGATTCGCGAAGTTATCTCTGGCGGCGATATTTCCAAAGAAGCTTTTACCGGCGAGGGCATTGTGGTTAATTCGGCCAATGACGAATTAAGCATCAACGGTTTAAAAGCTTCGGAAGCTAAGAAAAAAATTACGGAATGGCTGGAGAAAAAGGGCATTGGCAGATATAAAGTCAATTATAAGTTGCGCGACTGGTTGTTCAGCCGCCAGCGCTACTGGGGCGAACCCTTTCCTGTTTTAATCGGGGAAGACGGCGAAATCCGCCTGGTGCCGGAAGAGGAGCTGCCGGTCGAACTGCCGCCCATGGAAGACTTTAAACCGCGGCCTTCTAAGGAAGACGAGGAACCCCAGCCGCCGCTTTCGCGGGCACCGGACGAATGGAAATACGTAACCATTGACGGTAAACGTTATCGCCGCGAACTGAACACCATGCCGCAATGGGCCGGATCTTGCTGGTACTACCTGCGTTACATCGATCCGCATAACGATGAAAAACTGGTGGATCCCCAAAAAGAGAAGTACTGGATGCCGGTGGATTTGTATGTGGGCGGCACGGAACATGCCGTTTTGCATCTTTTGTACGCCCGCTTCTGGCATAAGGTGCTTTATGATATTGGCGTCGTCTCCACTAAAGAACCTTTCAAAAAATTAGTGCATCAGGGAATGATTCTGGGAGAAACCGAATACACTTTATTTCTTGACCAGAACAATCAACCGGTGTCGGCCGAACTGGTTACCAGAGACGGCAAACACGTTAAAAGCGGCGAACCTTTGAATCGACGTAAATTGCGTGAAGACGAGGTGGTAAAAAAAGGCGATGTCTTTGTTCTTAAAAGCGATCCGAAAATTGTGGTGGAAGCCCGCGCCTATAAAATGAGTAAGAGCCGCGGCAACGTAATCAATCCCGATGAAATTATCGAAAAGTTTGGCGCCGATTCCCTGCGTTTGTACGAAATGTTCATGGGCCCGTTGAAAGACACCAAATCATGGAGCATGAAAGGTGTGGAAGGCGTGCATCGCTTTTTGAATCGCGTCTGGCGCCTGGTGGTTAACGAAGAAACCGATGAACTGCACGAGCTGGTCGGCGATATGGAGCCAACGGCCGAACAATTGCGCGTGTTGCACGAAACGATCAAAAAGGTTTCGGACGATCTGGAAGAGATGGCCTTTAATACGGCCATCGCCCAGATGATGATCTTTGTAAACGAGGCTTATAAATGGAAAACAAGACCCAAAAGCGTGCTGGAAACTTTTGTTCTGCTTTTAAGCCCATTTGCGCCGCATATCGCCGAAGAGTTGTGGCAACGATTGGGACACGACCGTACCCTGGCTTACGAGCCCTGGCCGACGTACAACGCGGATTATCTTGTTAAAGAAAGCATCGAAATCGTCATTCAGATTAATGGTAAAGTGCGCTCCAGAATGGCGCTGCCGCCCGAAGAAGCTTCCAATAAAAAAATTCTGGAAGAAAAAGCGTTGCAGCTTGAAGAGGTGCAAAAACGCATTGCCGGCAAAACGGTTCGAAAAGTTATTGCCGTTCCGAAAAAGCTTGTTAATATTGTGGTTGGTTAA
- a CDS encoding sodium:solute symporter: MATLNAIDLGIVIAYTLILFVIGFWSSRGQDEYASEYFLAGRKMGWLTIGASLFVTNISSEHLVGLASSGAQNGLVVGHFEWMAIIALLALGWFFAPLFLKAKIYTIPEFLEMRFNRPTRIYLTAVSIFAYVLTKIAITLFAGGLLLNAMLGWDIYTSALVMVVITGIYTIVGGLRAVMNTHVFQMGVLLAGSFILTTVGLNKIGGFGPLLAGLPDHYFDVIRSARDPHFPWTGIVFGAPILAVWYWCTDQYIVQRVLSAKDLEQARTATIFTGFLKLLPAGLMILPGMVAVVMFPGIKTDEVISLLFSGRFLPVGLRGIVLAGFLAALMSSLASVFNSTATLFTMDFYRLYDPQASERKLVLVGRLATTIIVITAILWIPLTRLFNQQVYLYLQSLQAYIAPPIAAVFLFGVFSNKINARGAFYALIAGGIFGALRLALEMALRARPLNLGALQWLVQINFLHFAILLFIFSSAVLFMVSWLSGEQKDQTTRTVFSFSFDANRALLSAGNLTQLVLSVFLVALIFGIYGLFF, encoded by the coding sequence TTGGCCACGTTAAACGCCATCGATTTAGGAATTGTAATTGCCTATACGCTTATCCTGTTTGTAATCGGCTTCTGGAGCAGTCGCGGTCAGGATGAATACGCCTCTGAATATTTTCTTGCCGGTCGAAAAATGGGCTGGCTGACCATTGGCGCCTCTTTGTTTGTCACCAATATCTCTTCAGAACATCTGGTGGGTCTGGCCAGTTCCGGCGCGCAGAACGGACTGGTTGTGGGCCACTTTGAATGGATGGCGATTATTGCCCTGCTGGCGCTGGGTTGGTTTTTTGCGCCGCTCTTTCTAAAGGCGAAAATTTACACCATCCCTGAGTTTCTGGAAATGCGTTTCAACCGGCCAACGCGCATCTATTTAACCGCTGTTTCTATTTTTGCTTACGTTTTAACCAAAATTGCCATCACCTTGTTTGCCGGCGGATTGTTGCTCAACGCCATGTTAGGCTGGGACATTTACACCTCGGCGCTGGTGATGGTGGTTATTACCGGCATTTACACCATTGTCGGCGGTTTGCGCGCCGTGATGAATACGCACGTCTTTCAGATGGGGGTTCTTCTGGCCGGCTCTTTCATTCTTACCACGGTGGGCCTGAACAAAATTGGCGGTTTTGGGCCGTTGCTGGCCGGCCTGCCTGATCATTACTTTGATGTCATTCGTTCCGCACGCGATCCGCATTTTCCCTGGACGGGCATTGTATTTGGCGCTCCCATTCTGGCCGTCTGGTACTGGTGCACCGACCAGTACATCGTCCAGAGAGTTTTGAGCGCCAAAGATCTGGAGCAGGCGCGTACGGCCACCATTTTTACCGGTTTTTTGAAATTATTACCGGCCGGTTTAATGATACTACCGGGCATGGTGGCGGTAGTCATGTTTCCGGGAATTAAAACGGATGAGGTCATTTCGCTGCTCTTTTCCGGTCGATTTTTACCGGTTGGATTGCGGGGCATTGTTCTGGCTGGTTTTCTGGCGGCCCTGATGTCTTCGTTGGCCAGCGTATTTAACAGCACGGCCACGCTGTTTACCATGGATTTTTATCGCCTGTACGATCCGCAGGCCAGCGAACGGAAACTGGTGCTGGTGGGCCGGCTGGCGACTACGATTATTGTAATCACGGCCATTTTGTGGATTCCGTTGACGCGTCTGTTTAATCAACAGGTCTACCTTTATCTGCAAAGCTTACAGGCTTACATTGCGCCGCCTATCGCCGCCGTTTTTTTATTTGGCGTTTTCAGTAACAAAATTAACGCCCGGGGCGCGTTTTACGCCCTGATCGCGGGAGGCATATTCGGGGCATTGCGTCTGGCGCTGGAAATGGCATTGCGCGCCAGGCCTCTAAATCTCGGAGCTCTTCAATGGCTGGTGCAAATTAATTTTCTTCATTTTGCCATTTTGCTTTTTATTTTTTCGAGCGCCGTTCTATTCATGGTTAGCTGGTTAAGCGGCGAGCAAAAAGATCAGACCACGCGAACTGTTTTTTCCTTTTCCTTTGACGCCAATCGCGCTCTGTTAAGCGCCGGCAACCTTACTCAACTGGTGCTTTCCGTTTTTCTGGTTGCGCTAATTTTTGGTATTTACGGTTTGTTCTTTTGA
- a CDS encoding family 16 glycosylhydrolase yields MKRLILVILAPLILWAQKPYRGAEYRTLETFTYGRFEVRMKSAPVSGMLSSFFTYHEINSIDEWNEIDIEILGRYNDQIQFNTITAGVTNHVYYQDVPFNPHQDFHLYAIEWTPNYVAWYVDSVEVFRQTGDHISTLFRAQKLMMNIWPPASESWAGTLNENQLPAYAYYDLVRVYRYTPGENQDFTLLWQDDFNAFNTSRWQKATHSWDGNNSQFIEENAVLKDGYLILCLTMPTSTGYQGGAIHDEDVTAPYIARAWFLDDRIVLNFSESIKRQAAETASNYIIPGLTVKNARLLNDERTVVLEVSERDPQVIYHVIATNISDRSAAANRIKVESIAIKNGVTLPLVINLGSEQGSATYQADYVFNVDRPYGHEGGSKVIHPLSANFRGAQNDTLYRSELRGLNFYRVRLPDGSYRLTFFFAESEFNAAGQRRFDVFAEDQKIIEGLDIYERVGSFAAYVVTIDNVEVKDQQLDLYFKPLAGKATCSALKIEKSASDLHEKTNEPRIPRQSALRVFPNPANPRLQLEFELPRSGETELSFYDVSGKRVLVLKRGTLNGGIYRSSLDVSGWGSGLYVCVLKQEQRMVARQKFIVLK; encoded by the coding sequence ATGAAACGCTTAATTCTTGTTATTCTGGCGCCGTTAATCCTTTGGGCGCAAAAGCCTTACCGCGGTGCAGAATATCGGACTTTAGAAACATTTACCTACGGCCGCTTTGAGGTGCGCATGAAATCGGCGCCGGTGAGCGGCATGCTCAGTTCATTTTTTACCTATCATGAAATTAACTCCATCGACGAATGGAACGAGATCGATATTGAAATTTTAGGACGCTACAACGATCAGATTCAGTTTAATACCATCACCGCCGGCGTAACCAATCATGTTTATTATCAGGATGTGCCATTCAATCCCCATCAGGATTTTCACCTTTACGCCATAGAATGGACGCCGAACTACGTGGCCTGGTACGTGGATAGCGTAGAAGTTTTCCGACAGACGGGCGATCACATTTCCACTCTGTTTCGCGCGCAGAAACTAATGATGAACATCTGGCCGCCGGCGTCCGAATCGTGGGCCGGCACGTTAAATGAAAATCAGCTTCCTGCCTACGCCTATTACGACCTGGTGCGTGTGTACCGCTATACGCCTGGAGAAAATCAGGATTTCACTTTATTGTGGCAGGATGATTTTAACGCTTTTAATACGTCGCGCTGGCAAAAAGCCACGCATAGCTGGGACGGCAACAACAGTCAATTTATTGAAGAAAATGCCGTATTGAAAGACGGCTACCTCATCCTTTGTTTAACCATGCCGACCAGCACTGGCTACCAGGGCGGAGCCATTCACGATGAAGATGTAACGGCGCCCTATATTGCCCGCGCCTGGTTTCTGGACGACCGTATTGTTTTGAATTTTTCCGAATCTATTAAGCGACAGGCTGCCGAAACGGCCAGCAATTACATTATTCCCGGACTAACCGTCAAAAATGCCCGGTTACTAAACGACGAGCGCACCGTAGTTTTAGAGGTTTCGGAAAGGGATCCGCAGGTCATTTATCATGTAATTGCCACCAATATTAGCGATCGATCAGCGGCGGCTAACCGGATTAAAGTTGAATCGATTGCCATAAAAAACGGCGTGACGCTGCCGCTGGTTATCAATCTGGGCAGTGAGCAGGGGAGCGCAACCTACCAGGCAGATTACGTTTTTAATGTGGACAGGCCTTATGGTCATGAAGGCGGCAGCAAAGTGATCCACCCTTTGTCCGCCAATTTTCGAGGCGCGCAAAACGACACTCTTTACCGCTCAGAATTGAGAGGGCTGAATTTTTATCGTGTGCGTTTGCCTGACGGATCATACAGGCTTACCTTCTTTTTTGCCGAAAGCGAATTTAATGCCGCCGGCCAGCGTCGCTTTGATGTGTTCGCCGAAGATCAGAAGATCATTGAGGGCCTCGACATTTACGAAAGAGTGGGCAGTTTTGCCGCCTATGTGGTAACGATCGATAATGTGGAAGTGAAAGATCAACAATTAGATCTGTATTTTAAGCCGCTTGCCGGAAAGGCCACCTGCAGCGCTCTGAAAATAGAAAAATCAGCTTCCGATTTGCACGAGAAAACGAATGAGCCGCGCATTCCGCGCCAATCGGCTTTAAGAGTTTTTCCCAATCCTGCCAATCCGCGCCTGCAGCTGGAATTTGAATTGCCCCGCAGCGGAGAAACCGAACTGAGCTTTTACGATGTGAGCGGAAAAAGAGTGCTGGTTCTAAAGCGCGGAACATTGAACGGAGGCATCTATCGTTCCAGCCTGGATGTTTCCGGATGGGGAAGCGGACTTTATGTTTGCGTTTTAAAACAGGAACAACGCATGGTCGCCCGACAAAAGTTTATTGTGCTTAAATAA